Proteins from a single region of Acidobacteriota bacterium:
- a CDS encoding PQQ-dependent sugar dehydrogenase produces MKTSLKGFLQLSLGSLCFIASSAFGQTPAQPQAPATPATLTVPAGFKVSVFASDVTGGRLMAVSPDGVLFVARQPKGDVVALPDRNKDGKADSVDVVASGMTRPHSLAFNKGYLYIATNPAVMRVKYENGKVVGTPEKFIDLPVSTTAHWTRSIGFDKAGKLYISIGSSCNVCEETDDRRTTIQVCDISGAKPTCQAFAKGMRNSIGFDWDPKTGVIWADDMGQDGLGEEFPPDEINRIEAGKHYGFPYFVGNNVANAGLKDAKSSLDASKATPPALAMPAHSSPIDLRFYKGNKFPAAYRGALLIAIHGSSPTGRKEKIGYNVSRVVFKDGKPVSLEPFVTGWLSNGQANNGRPAGLITGADGALYISDDNKGFVYRVAYEGR; encoded by the coding sequence GTGAAAACTTCTCTCAAGGGCTTCTTGCAACTTTCGCTTGGCTCGCTCTGTTTCATCGCTTCCTCTGCGTTTGGGCAGACGCCTGCTCAACCGCAGGCTCCCGCCACACCGGCGACGTTGACCGTCCCTGCCGGATTCAAAGTTTCCGTGTTTGCCTCGGACGTGACCGGCGGCCGGCTGATGGCCGTCAGTCCTGACGGAGTGTTATTCGTTGCGCGTCAACCCAAAGGCGATGTCGTCGCGTTGCCCGACCGCAACAAAGACGGCAAAGCGGACAGTGTGGACGTTGTTGCCAGCGGGATGACTCGTCCGCACAGCCTGGCGTTCAACAAAGGCTATCTGTACATCGCCACCAATCCGGCGGTGATGCGCGTCAAATACGAAAACGGCAAAGTCGTCGGCACGCCGGAAAAATTCATTGACTTGCCCGTTTCAACCACTGCGCACTGGACGCGCAGCATCGGTTTTGACAAAGCCGGCAAGCTCTATATTTCCATCGGCTCTTCCTGCAACGTTTGCGAAGAAACCGATGACCGGCGTACGACGATTCAGGTTTGCGATATTTCGGGCGCGAAACCGACTTGCCAGGCCTTTGCCAAAGGGATGCGCAATTCCATCGGCTTCGATTGGGACCCGAAAACTGGCGTCATCTGGGCCGACGATATGGGCCAGGACGGGCTTGGCGAAGAGTTTCCGCCTGATGAAATCAACCGCATCGAAGCAGGGAAGCATTACGGCTTTCCGTACTTCGTCGGCAACAACGTCGCCAACGCTGGGCTGAAAGACGCCAAAAGCTCTCTGGACGCCAGCAAAGCCACGCCGCCCGCGCTGGCAATGCCCGCGCATTCTTCGCCGATTGATTTGCGGTTTTACAAAGGCAACAAATTCCCGGCGGCTTATCGCGGCGCGCTGCTCATCGCGATTCACGGTTCCAGCCCGACGGGTCGCAAAGAAAAGATCGGTTACAACGTTTCGCGCGTGGTGTTCAAAGACGGCAAACCCGTCAGTTTGGAACCCTTCGTCACCGGTTGGCTTTCCAACGGCCAAGCTAACAACGGTCGCCCGGCTGGCCTGATTACGGGAGCCGACGGCGCGCTGTACATCTCCGA